The proteins below are encoded in one region of Lactuca sativa cultivar Salinas chromosome 3, Lsat_Salinas_v11, whole genome shotgun sequence:
- the LOC111890090 gene encoding putative UPF0481 protein At3g02645 — protein sequence MESKLVDIIAHTFKLPPECKENGEVIGKQTTPSIYMVPSLVRDLSPTSFSPRVVAIGPLHRQDEHLQEYEVQKTIYLHNMLLRLGMVPEQTLRKCAEKVIHSIESIKTCYARSMSYSDSELAKMMVTDGFFILEFISSLSNSSSETNLLITPNILITRSIIHDLLLIENQIPFFVLENIFECTILASEKGASLTKHIEELVKYYYLFLGNRVVPRASTPEHILGFVHKYYQPVEPMPPVSLLSCKGHSAMELGRAGVKFKPNDEDPNWAMAMKLESTSWFPNFTTIPRFSWYRRPTLRMPKVRIGDYSELILRNLIMYEHTPGVTKYVTSFACAMDMLIDTGEDVALLKKSKVLASYFGSNEDAANMINKLSKNFTCPEFFYDQEWKQMDAYYNSYWPHTFAGLKRTYFNNPWSVIALLAAFVLFTLTITQTIFTIKVA from the coding sequence ATGGAGTCTAAATTAGTAGATATCATTGCGCATACCTTCAAACTTCCACCTGAATGTAAAGAAAATGGAGAGGTTATAGGAAAACAAACGACACCATCAATCTACATGGTTCCTAGCTTGGTCAGAGATCTGAGCCCAACCTCTTTTAGCCCTAGGGTGGTCGCCATTGGACCTCTTCACAGACAAGATGAACATCTACAAGAATACGAAGTTCAAAAAACAATTTATTTACATAATATGTTGCTTCGTTTAGGTATGGTGCCAGAGCAAACATTGCGAAAATGTGCTGAAAAGGTGATTCATTCAATAGAAAGTATCAAGACATGTTATGCAAGGTCGATGTCATACTCCGATTCTGAGCTTGCTAAGATGATGGTAACAGATGGGTTTTTCATACTTGAGTTTATTTCTAGTCTTTCAAACTCATCATCCGAGACTAACTTGTTAATTACTCCAAACATATTGATTACTCGATCAATAATTCATGATCTCCTGCTGATAGAAAACCAAATCCCGTTTTTTGTTCTTGAAAACATCTTCGAGTGCACTATTTTAGCATCTGAAAAGGGAGCCTCACTTACCAAGCATATTGAAGAACTTGTAAAGTATTACTACTTATTTCTAGGAAATAGAGTAGTACCCCGTGCTTCAACCCCTGAGCACATTCTTGGCTTTGTACACAAATATTATCAGCCTGTGGAACCCATGCCACCGGTGTCTTTATTAAGTTGCAAAGGCCACTCAGCCATGGAATTGGGTAGGGCAGGGGTGAAGTTTAAGCCTAATGATGAAGATCCAAATTGGGCAATGGCCATGAAACTGGAATCAACCTCATGGTTCCCAAATTTCACGACCATTCCCAGATTTTCATGGTACAGAAGGCCAACTCTGAGGATGCCAAAAGTGCGTATAGGCGATTACAGTGAACTGATTTTAAGGAACCTGATTATGTATGAGCATACTCCTGGTGTTACGAAATATGTTACATCATTTGCTTGTGCCATGGATATGCTAATTGATACTGGAGAGGATGTTGCCTTGTTGAAAAAATCAAAAGTCCTTGCAAGTTATTTTGGTTCAAACGAGGATGCTGCAAATATGATAAACAAGTTGAGCAAAAACTTTACGTGCCCAGAGTTCTTTTATGATCAAGAGTGGAAACAAATGGATGCCTACTATAATAGTTATTGGCCCCATACATTTGCAGGATTGAAACGCACGTATTTCAATAATCCGTGGAGTGTCATTGCCCTGCTTGCTGCATTCGTCTTGTTTACTCTTACTATAACTCAGACAATCTTTACTATCAAGGTCGCATAA